aaataaaattaaaaaaatgggagAAAAGAGAGAGGGTTAACAAAGAAACATCCATGAGACAATTCATATCAAAACAGTCTTGAGAGGAGAACCACTCTGTACTAGTGCATCACATGGCTCCTATCTGTTGAACTGCTGGGCAGCAGGACCTTAAGTACCATGGACCACAGCAGGTTTCAAAAGCCCAGCTCTCACTGATGCATTAGCAGAGAATGGTTGTAAACGGCAATTATATCATtccttccacccccccccccttttttttttttgctcagccACTTCTACGTAATCAGACATGATGATTGTGCACTCCTTAGATTCACTTCAAACTAACAGTTTTTGTGAAACGCAATAATGGATTCACTGGACAAGACAAGAACAGACCTCGTGTTGCTTTGCGGTGGACTTCTTTTGCCACATGCAAGATCTCTTCATTTGTGACCTCGAGAAGGATCTCTGTGAGGAGTGTTTTTGTGATGACCAtctaaacagacaaacaaacaaaaaacggtcACACTTAGTCTAACTATGACATTCATTATCTGTAATGCAGGACAGACCAGCTGGAATTCCTTTTCCTCCTCAGTCATTTCAGGCTCACtgtcttctgctggaggcgatGGGCTCCGCacaaaaaactctttttttacaGGAGGCTTTTCTTCATCATTGTCTTCATTTGTTTCATCATCACTGTCCTGATAAAGACAGCAGCACAGACTTTAAACAGTTCACGACCTCCGATATCCTTTCATCAACATGCATAACACAATGTTTTTCCAAGATCATGTTGCATAAAAAAATAGTCTGCTTACAAATTTACTCTTGCGGGGCACACGAGGCCCATCATCCCCATCATCCATCTCGCGCTCTTTGTCATCCTCTTTTGACATTTCTGCACGCTCCTTCTCCATTCGCTCTCGCTCCAGTTTCTTCTGATTTTCTCTGTCCCTCTTTTCTAGCCCCTCTCGGATCCAGGCAGGTAGAGTACGTCTTTTCACCGCATCTGGAGGTGGTCAGAGGTCCAAATGAGCATGCCACAGACTACTACTTTAATACTACTTaactaggcctgtcacgataattactataactcgtcgttcgataaataaaatggacgatagtttttccggactcagtaaattgtcattgttgtgctgTGCCAGCGTGCGTatcacacagtgagccgacagaggtggacggctgtgtcattagctgctagtgggctcatggaacaaCGGCAGACCGGTATACTCTTGCgggtgttggctccgtccaatactccagtcttgctccatgtgcagcggGAAGATTCACACAaaagagacacttaagggaaagttatcCGTTTGTTGTGTTCACTAGACCGGCCGCGAGCTAGCTCACAAGCTAACCTGCGAGCTAACGAGTTAAgaagctaaacagctcgctccactcAGCAAAGTTGTGTAAAACATCAGTGCTTCtcagagttgttgtgtgtgtgttagtccccaattaacacaaacatggGCTTGTTAACTCTTTATTAAGCATAATCTCAGTGTCAGACATTATTCAGCCACTAGTTGACTACAGCAAATGTCaatgtatatttgattgacaggtgaagggctcatcTTCAGCGGACAACCCAAATAGTAGCCAGGTTTCCATCGagacattttttgtcattccaattGAAGATctttggtcaactgtttacatttgaCCTGATCCATTCCGATCGGGTGTATATATTATGTACACTAAAATTAATCGGAACAGCCATGAGACGTGCACGTCGTTGTGAATGTcatgtcatttatcaagatggaggtccgtcgtctattcagcacagtagttgggattgtttttataagtttatttaaataaaaatacacttaacaaaaaacacttataaagtagttaaaaacaagagctcCGTCACACATGAGCTCTGTTGGGAGCAGCCATATTTACGTTGTGCGTAAACGATGACATCACCAAGCATTCACGTCAAAACGAAGATTGCGAAGACAGGAGCTTTTCCCAGCACTCTGAATGACGGTATAAATGGCGAAGATTTACTTCgatttggcaaaaggaatattccacccctgtgaaaccgaatgaaattccattcggatttGGTCTGTTTATTCCAactgaggtgtttatatggagcattttcatgcGGTGTGGGCTTCTAAACAGATTATAATCGAAATAGAAGGCCCCATGTAAAACAGGCGCTTTGCAGCTCTATTCTTATTTCAGACCAAGGGGGATCCATAtaacagagtaaagaaaaacaatagaaacaagacatgacataataataacaacaacatcaacTATAATTATTTAGAAGCAAAtaatttaagacaaaaaaataataagggcaagccttatttttcatgatttcagaggcattaacaAAACAGTattatcgtttatcgtgatagttttgggggaAATATATCGTTTTAGAAAAATTTTCATGACAGCCCTATACTCAACTATGATCACATGCTTGCTGTTGGCACTGACACTATGTTGACATGTATTCATCAAGTAATATTCCATTAGTTGGTGTATGATAAGTATGAATAACGAGAGAACAAACCAGCCTCAGCTCCCTCACTTAATAGGaaatcaaaataagaaaattacaTGTACAATTTAGAATCAAAGTCATAAAAGTAAAGCACAGGAAAATGATTTTGCTTTTCATCTTTGACTTTGTGTCACAGACCCGTTATGTGAGTAGGGGCTTACCAAGTGGTGCTGGGGCTTCCTGTTTCATAGGAAGCTGGATAGGGGATCTGGGCCGATCCCTGAAGCCAGGTGGTCGGGCATCCCGTCTGTTCTGAGGGGGACCCTGCCAGTATGGGGCGTGGAAGCCAGAGGGCGGAGGTGCAAAAGATGAAGCAGCTCCATGCTGTTAAGAGACAGCACAAAATCAAAGTTATATTAAGTTATCTGAGGTCTGAATTTCTGAATGCCGATTTGGGGTTGTCTTCTTTGAGAATGGTAAGAGCCAAAATGACTCACGACTGCACTGGTTATGTTGTTTGGCTCAAAAGCTATAAAAAGAATACCAAACCATGCTGGATCCTCAACATGCCAATAGATTCCTTTCAACTGCCTCAAGGAGGCAATGACTGATACACCTAGATGACCTGGCAACGTTTCTATGGAAAACCCAAATGCTTCAACAATttttactgcatcatctgcatACCTGATAATCAAACTGGTTTATGGCCATGGGGGCCATGGCGTAGCTGTCGGGCTGTGCCCCATACCCATGGCTGTTCTGGGGGAAAACCCCGCGATGTGCTTCAGAGTTGAACTCTGCACTGTCCTGGCTGTTGCTATCTTCACTGGGGTTCACAACATCCATCTGGGCTGAGCCAGGAGGAATCCAGGTTTGTTCaggaggtggtggaggaggcggtGGCGGTTGGCCATGCATTCCCCATTCTGTTCATGACAAAATACTTAATGAATATAGGTAAAGCTAGGTGGGCAGCAAAACAAGAGCATGTGTCTTGGCTTTACACCGTAGAGTCAAACGAACTAAAATATTACCACTGCCTCAGTAAGTGATAGGACAAATTAATGATCAATTGTTAAGACATTATATTCTTAGCAATTAACCAGTGTTGCCATGTTTAACAAACTAAATAAGAAAGTAAAGGCAGAACAGAAAAGATAAATACATGGCTGAAAACTACCGCAATGTGAGCAACGGGCAATCATGAAAATGTTTATGACACTGTATGTGCTAAAAGAGAATACAAATAGATTCCAAAGATTAAGGTCAGATAACCTGGAAATGTCTCGCTAATCAAGTTTACTCcaagagaaaaatatttcagctttgagagaaaaaaaggatACCTTTTTGGCCCATGTTGAGATCTCAAGTACTGTTATAAACAGACAGCATTTGAACATGTTCCAAATAAAACGGTGACATGTGTTCTATGCGTAACAAAATCTCAGAGCCAGCAGCAATGGTGGATGGGGGCTCCCTTGGCGGGATACAAAGCAGCTCCAGTTTACAGATTTTTGTGGGTAATGTCAACATGATAGCAGCAGTTTAGCCAGTATTAGAAAACACCCGATTTAGAGGTATTTAAGTTGAGGGGATTTTGATAGCCCGTAGAACATCAATTTTTTTACACACTTTTTTCAGTCTGTGCTGGAGGTAGATACATTAATACAACATTTACAACACACTTTGTGTAATATTTCCTCACGGTCCTGACCTACGTTGTCTCAATTTCCACAGTGGCAAATTAGTTGGGGCTTAACTAATTGCATTTGATTCTTGTTGGTAAGTAGTGAAATCTATTATATCTCAGTTAAATTAAGACTGGTGATTACACAACAAAATAGCTGATCAATCAAATTTCGAGCAACACAATTCTTCATCAAAGCTGTACGTGTTTAACTTGCTCGACCCTTGCTTAGATAACAccaatttagaagaaaaacaaggctCAAATGAAAATTTTATTCTAACacgaaaatattaaaattaatcTAATCATGTTTCTATGTGTACCTGGCTGCCAGATTCTGCCAAAAGCAGAATCACCCTGGAAGGACCCATGGTTGCCCTGTGCAGGTGGTTCCAGACCTGGGATGTCTTGTCCGTTGGGCTGAATGTTAGGCTCGGATCCAGTTGACTCCTTATGAGCTATCCAAGCTTGTGCAAGGGCAGCCCAGTCCACTTGACCTatgcaaattcaacaaacacgcataaaatatataaactTGTTGGCACTCGAAAATCAATGTTAGTGAAAGGTGCCCAGTGCTTTTCTCACTGACCAGGATCTTGCTGGTGCTGGAATGACTGCATCCACTGCTGCTGGCTCAACGGCCACTGCGGCCAGGGTTGGCTTCCCTGATCCCACATTCCTCTCTGAGTTATAATCTGAAAAGAGGAAAACTTGAATTACATTTCCACCAAAAAAGTGCATGGTGGCCAGAGCCAATATGACTGTAGTGTTCAACGAACAGTCGTTCGAAACAAACGTTAGCATCATGCTCAAGTTAGCTACAATAGACTGCTGCCGATGTAACGGTATGCTACATTAATTTGCACATTATGGAAAGGACTATTCTACGAACGAAGGTACTGCAAAGCATATACAATAAGGACATACTAACCAACCAAGCAGCCTGAAATTGTACTCTGGATATACGTTTGAAAGCCAAGGAACCTAAACCAAGCTAACAAGCCTTCGTTTTAGCTAAGCTAAGAATGACGGCTAACTAAGCCGCTGCACTTACAACTAAACAGGGAGACAATTACTTCGCATTTACATAACGCCTTTAAAGATGCAATGATAGAAGCACAAACCATGCTaatttgtggggggaaaaaataaaaatcttaccTTTCCCGAACAATTGGTCTCAGGCGCTGGTGGTCCAAAATGGCTGCCGTGCCAGAGCAAACTGCTCAGAGTAAATGTGAGTGACACTCTGCTGCTTCCTGTCCTCTACTGGATTTGACAAAAGACTCTGCATTTGGACATGTTTACTTTACTGCAGAATAGGTTTAGGAAATGGGTTTCTTCTTTGTATGAAATATATTGAATAAGACCACGCTGTAAAATGTAGGCATGAAAAGATTTGATCtcataataaattaataaagtaATCTTAATCTAGGGAGCTGTGCCGTGAATAACGAAAAAATTTACGCCAAAAGTAATTGACGCCAACCTCCCAATAAAGTTTGATGATTTCctattttaattgttaaaaCTGCTCATATATATGgcaaacaaaaatcacataaCAGTTTAATATCATTCCTCCCTGATGTAGCTTCTCTCACAGTCAAGATAatttcaacaacaacataataataataataacaacccCTCCtggagccatcaccttatcatggtggagggtggagctaaattgtctggggctgaATGGTCCTGGCAGCGTCACACATGGCAAGCAGGTCCTAtttgagggaccagacaaagcatggctaaaaGACAGACTATGATGAGTAAAATAATTGAACCATGTTTTCTCTTGCCCGGACGTGGTTCACCGGgtcccccctctggagccaggcccagAGGTGGGTCTCGATGGCGCGCGCTTGCATCCATGGGGCCCAGCCAGGCACAGCCAGAAAAGGCAATGTGGGTTGCCCTTcctatgggctcaccacctgtgggagggaccaAGGCGGTCCGGTGCTGTGTGAGCTGTGCggcggccgaaggcggggaccatGGCGGGCTgttccccggctacagaagctggctcgagggacgtggaacgtcacctctggACATAGTTGGGGCTCACCTCAACACGcagcttgggctccggtaccagtctTTTCAAGAGAGGTTGGACAAGgcctcggggacgacccaggacacactggagagactatgtctcccggctggcctgggaacacctcaggatccccctggaaaagctggatgaagtggttggggagagggaagtctgggcttccctgtttaagctgctgcccccggcacccgacctcggataaacgaaagtaaatggatagatggatagtaataataataataataataatgatgatgataatagcaaccctagtaaggataagagAGAgtgaatcatcttttattgtcatgaacatgcatgcatgcatgcacatgaaatttgttttctgcatttaacccatcacagtgaacatatacacattagtggaacacactggaccagggggcagctgaagcgcctggggagcatttctgggtatcagtgtcttgctctaggacaccacagccgtgagtctagggtttgttggcggatggtccagtcagggtcttgaacctaggtcccccatgggggcaggcgatgatcttaaccattgggccacggctgcggTCCGGAACATGGATAGAcggataataatgataataataataacaggccgcacggtgatcgactggttggcacgtctgcctcacagttctgaggacctgggttcaaatccagccttgcctgtgtagGGTTTGcctgtcctccccgtgcctgcgtgggttttctccaggtgctctggtttcctctctccactctcaccaatgctatttgaaGGGGGTCCGTGTGATAATAGTTCTGGAGAAGCTGTAGTTTTTGTGAATTGTGGTGGAAACCAAACCAGAATTGCAAAAATCCAAGCGAGAAGTGACGAGGTTATGAACAAGGACAGCAGCAGCGTGTGGGGtgagggatggatggagacgATTGATATTTGGTAAGTGAACATATGCAGACCGGGTGATGTGTGTGCTTGGAAGGAGTAAGTGCTGTCGTGGATGACATATTCAGTATAGTATAACACTTTATTGCAGTTTGTGACACATGGATGTTAACTGTAGTGCCCATTGCTTGCGTTCCAATtctaaatacaaccccaattccaatgaagttgggacattgtgttaaacataaataaatacaatgatttgcaaatcatcttcaacctatatttcattgaatacataacaaagacaagatatttaatgttcaaactgataaactttattgtttttagcaaataatcattaatttagaattttatgtctccacgacgttccaaaaaatctgggacagggtcatgtttaccactgtgttacatcaccttttcttttaacaacattcaattaacgtttgggaactgaggacactaattgttgaagctttgtaggtggaattctttcccattcttgcatgatgtacagcttcagctgttcaacagtccgggctctccgttgtcgtattttacgtttcataatgcgccacaaattttcaatgggagacaggtctggactgccgataggccagtccagtacccgcactcttttactacgaagcgacactgttgtaacacgtgcagaatgtggtttggccatgtcttgctgaaataagcaggggcgtccatgaaaaagacgtttcttggatggcagcatatgtttctccaaaacctgtatgtacctttcagcattaatggggccttcacagatgtgtaagttacccattccattggcactaacagccccataccatcacagatgctggcttttgaactttgcatccataacagtccggatggttcttttcctcttcggcccggaggacacaacgtctacaatttccaaaaacaatttgaaatgtggacttgtcggaccacagaacacttttccactttgcatctgtccatcttaaatgagctcgggcccagagaagccggcggtgtttctgggtgttgttgctaaatggcttttgctttacatagtagagtttcaagttgcacttacggatgtagcgccaaactgtatttactgacattggtttcctgaagtgttcctgagcccatgtggtgatatcctttacacattgatgtcggtttttgatgcagtgccgcctgagggatcgaaggtcacgggcattcaatgttggttttcggccttgcctctTATGtgcaatttctccagattctctgaacctttggatgatattatggaccgtagatgatgaaatccctaaattccttgcaattgtgcgttgaggaacattgtccgtaaactgttaaattactttttcacacaaggccaggtaattttgaatatttcccccccttaataagctaaagcatttaaaaacagccttCTTTGTTTACTTGGGctgtatttgtctgatatgtacatttgttttaagATCATGTCGAGAAAGTATGCAATGTACTATGTAGGCTAATACTTTTTAATGGCACTGTATCTTCACATTTCGCTACATGATTGTACATTTATTTCAGATATTTCAGGCAACATTTACTGTTAAGTAGGATTGTGGTCTTGGTGCATGTATATGCTGTGTGAAAAGAAAAGCTCAAGGCAGTGTGTAGAGCTTTACATGAAGGGATgtgtttatgttattattaatttggGTACGTGTGATGTGGCGTCAAACTGGGCGAGGATGGCAGTGATGATGGCGTGTGGTGAGAGCAGCAGAATTTAACCTGCACTGCTGGTCGACAGTGATGAGCCCTACAGCACCAACCCATTTGTTTCTCACAACTGTCTCTTTaatggggtggggtggggtgcaTTTTTGTTAACTGAGATTAACTCATGTCTAATGCATCAGCAGCATATCCCTGAGCCAAAGGCCATGTCAGCCATCCCTGCCTTTTAAAAATAGCcaaacacatttcagaaaatatttgctttttcaTTGGTGGCAGCTTGACAACCTGTTCTTACGTTCGGCAGCATGACTTGTATGTCACAGCTTGGAGTAAGATGATAATGCACATGGCAATGTTTGTGGACGTTGCCCTTTTCCTGATTCCACACCCACCTCCTCTTCACCAGCTCTCGACATGTTCTGGAGCAGTGCTGCTTTGCACCTGTCAGGCCACATCAGCAGGCAAGATGGCTCGAATGTGGCACCATGGGACACACACTGACAGAGGATTTGTCGCCACAATTTCAGAGGGGAAAAACAGGAAGACAATTCCAGCACcaagacaaaacattttcaacgtGCTCTGCATTTTATTCAGGCTGTTGTGGCTAAAACACAGACAAGTTCTTCAAAAATCTTTAGTacataaattaaatgtatttaattttgtgaTAGTCATGGTTTCAATGCAGaccaaatgttcattttattaAGATGAAATGTCctagaaaaaaagtatttgccttAAGGAAAAACCCTGTATCCCTTAAGCACCACACTCTTGCATTGTTCTTTTTTAGTATACAATTGCATTATACTATTACAAACTACAATGTACATGAATGTCACATATTCATCagagcatttatttttacacgtTCCTTTTCACCATCCACGTTTCATAACAATAAGCATAGGCACTGATTCTGTCAAAtctaataataatgaaaaaaactcTACTTTGATGTGAATGCCAACCAACACCTTTTTGGCAAATGTTTGAACAACAGAAAAAAcaccaaatataaaataaaaaataagtctCATTCATTGATACACGAATAACCAATATATTAATTACAGCATTAACCCCATGCATATTACACAAATATGTTGTACGAGTAAGGCTTGAAGCCTTGGAGCATTTTATTCCCATTATTTAGTAAAACTTGACCAATAGTAGCAGTGTAGTCATTTCAGTAAGTGTCTGGTGCTTTCCTAATCTTGCAGTCGAgctgaaatattttacaatgaaGGAAAGCGAGGTgacttgttaaaataaaaaactaagtattttgtgtgtgcaacaAAATACTGATTACcttaaacagaaaaatatattttaacaaatgttaaTAAATCGAGATTTTGAAGGCAGAATGAcaatgtatatttgtttggtTTTCTGTTCTGACTTAATCTTTGGCAAATGTCATCTATTAATACATTCTTACATAATAAGGACAAAGGGATTATATCACCACTGTTCTACTATTGTTTTGCCActgcttttgatttttttaggtGTAGCAACTCAAACCAGTATTTTAATGTGAACTTTCAATATTAGCTTGAGTATTAATAATCATGAATAAATGGCTTAAGCTACATTTTTCCACCGCTAATATTTGATCCAGTATGATGATAATGTTTCTTAAATGAACATCTGACAACTTTTGTTATCAACCCTGTTTGGAGTCATCCAAACTAGCAGTGAGCACAACATGCTTTTCTGAGCGCTAGATCATCTCGAGAAGGTGGTGCACGCAGGGTGAACATAGTACCATTACCATTCAGGagctacatttacatttactcaCCATGTTTCTAATGTTGCTCTGGCAAAAGTTAATCATGTGGGTGGGTCATATAGGTCACTTATAGCAACTTAACATAAAAACGTGATCTAATGGTTATGTGTCAGAAAGGTGTGAAGGTTTACACAAGCAAGTAAAAACCCAGAGCTAATTCAAAAGTAACCTAatgttcatactgtatgttaatctACCAGTAGATCATTTTAAGATTTAGAAGGATCAatttatgaaagaaaataaCTGCAAATTATATTATTGAAGAAAAAGCGAGAGTAATCTTTTCCCTTTTCGTATCCTGACAAAGAGATGAACACAAAGTACGAGTTAGATTTGAACATTTGTCATGGATGAAATTTATCAGATCATATGATTTCCTCATAGAAGAGCAGATATGCCTGAGAGAGGAGAACTCTGGACTCTGGTACCATTTGGACTGTGGTATCGCTAATGTAGAACCACTGGCCTGGGGAACTGCTGCTCGAGTCCTTTGCACCTGAaacacgtacacaaacacatCAAGCCTTATTATAGGATTTAATTAAAACCCCGTGCCAAAAAGGCAATGAGaggatacatttatttaaaatagctacatcatttaaaaacaggattGCACGTAAAAaatgtcacctttttttttttttttttaaaaacaacgcACCGACCTGACTGAACAGTAAGGGACTGCGCAATCAGCTGAGCTGACGCAGTACTCTTGGGCAACGGTCCCCAATCTTTTTTGCACAATGGAATGGTTTTACCTAAACAAAATTTAGGACTTGGcgatatggggaaaaaaatcctctcacaaTAACTTTTTTGATATCAATTTATCGATGCATATATCGTGACATAAAACAAATCACTATTTTTTTCCCGCAATCTCAAATGTTCCCTGTTGCTCttaacagttttattttctgtcaaaactTAAACATGACATGGAACATTATACAACGGATATTTTCATGAACATCTATTATATAACTTGATCATGCAAAAGCTTTCACGTTTTCCAATTCATTCAGTTGATAATGATGGTCCATTACTATAGTCATTTACGAGAATCCCTTACTTTCAACCGTGCTTACAGGGAACATGACTTTTACGAAACAATTTGGTGATTTTGTTGGGGGGTGGGTGTCAGGGGGAATTAAAAAATGATGTAATagtagccggcacggtgaccgactggttagcacatctgcctcacagttctggggaccggggttcaaatccctgtgtggagtttatatgttctccccgtgcctgcgtgggttttctccgggcactctggtttcctcccacatcccaaaaacatgcatggtaagttaattgacaactctaaattgcccgtaggcgtgaatgtgagtggttgtttgttatgtgccctgcgattggctggcaaccagttcagggtgtaccccgcctcctacccgatgatagctgggataggctccagcactcctacGAAGCATGTGaggatatatttatatatatacatatatatacatatatatatatacacataaatacatatacatacatatatatatatatatatatatatatatatatatacatattgagATTCTTAATATGTCCATCTtaaatgagctcgggcccagagaagccggcggtgtttctgggtgttgttgctaaatggcttttgctttacatagtagagtttcaagttgcacttacggatgtagcgccgaactgtatttactgacattggtttcctgaagtgttcctgagcccatgtggtgatatcctttacacattgatgtatatcacatatatacacatatatatacatatatatatatatatatatatacacatatatatacatatatatatatatatatatacacatatatatacatatatatatacacacatatatatacatatatatacacacatatatatacatatatatacacacatacagatacatatatatatacacatatacagatatacatatatacacatatatatatctatatatatatatatacacatatatatatccatatatatatatatatatatatatacacatatatatatccatatatatatatatatatatatatatacacatatatatacatatatatatacacacatatatatatacacacatacagatacatatatatatacacatatacagatatacatatatacatatatatatacacatatatatatccatatatatatatatatatatatatatatatatatacacacatatatatccatatatatatatacatacacatatatatatatatatatacatacatatatatatatatatatatacatacatatatatatacacatatatatatacacacatatatatatatatacacacatatatatatatacacacacatatatatatatatatatatacacatatatatatacatatacacacacatatatatatacacatatatatatatatacacacatatatatatacatatatatatatatatatatacacacacacatatatatatacatacatatgtatatatatatacatacatatatacatatatatgtatatatatatacatacatatatacatatatatgtatatatatatacatacatacatatatatatatacatacatatatatatacatacatatatacatatatatgtatatatatatacatacatatatatatatacatacatatatatatacatacatatatacatatatatgtatatatatatatacatacatacatatatatatatacatatatatatatatatatatatatatatatatatatacacacacacata
The genomic region above belongs to Phyllopteryx taeniolatus isolate TA_2022b chromosome 6, UOR_Ptae_1.2, whole genome shotgun sequence and contains:
- the pnisr gene encoding arginine/serine-rich protein PNISR isoform X2, whose translation is MWDQGSQPWPQWPLSQQQWMQSFQHQQDPGQVDWAALAQAWIAHKESTGSEPNIQPNGQDIPGLEPPAQGNHGSFQGDSAFGRIWQPEWGMHGQPPPPPPPPPEQTWIPPGSAQMDVVNPSEDSNSQDSAEFNSEAHRGVFPQNSHGMELLHLLHLRPLASTPHTGRVPLRTDGMPDHLASGIGPDPLSSFL